In Methanobrevibacter sp., a single genomic region encodes these proteins:
- a CDS encoding 30S ribosomal protein S17e, which produces MGNIRTSFVKRLAKELIETHNGVFTTDFEENKKLVQEYSTVSTKHLRNKIAGYVTRLVRLEQTQD; this is translated from the coding sequence ATGGGCAATATTAGAACTTCATTTGTTAAACGTTTAGCAAAAGAATTAATTGAAACTCACAATGGTGTTTTCACTACTGATTTTGAAGAAAACAAAAAATTAGTACAAGAATACTCAACTGTAAGTACTAAACATTTAAGAAATAAAATTGCAGGATATGTTACAAGGCTTGTAAGGTTAGAACAAACCCAAGACTAA
- a CDS encoding succinylglutamate desuccinylase/aspartoacylase family protein, with protein MGNINQSVLNVPEDFQSDLIDEDHSLKSDSTSQSISNSSEVAEIKNSVVKFSSKDVVSTYGKKATFSVKVVDENNNPLKNKLVVFNVNKKTYNIYSDSNGIAKLQLKLDAGKYPVTYSCDGFTSKNTVTFKNAYKIVVYKWKSGANVKKNKKIKANIPNSVLVKKIVKAAKKGTPMIKFKGGKGKVVFITAGVHGNELSSQIAAMKLIKYLEDHPIKGTVYIMPFINPKGTAKNVRDYNGVHLNQKANVKGTISYKTVKLIKKFKCDAYGDFHCTKPGGKPGKDIAMGTYKPTAKSATMAKFIAKTSKVKYLIYNKAGSEYPGALEDVVSLNHIPAVTCEVITPHGKIAKGSVGKSLSMMKSLLKFNALI; from the coding sequence TTGGGAAATATTAATCAGTCTGTTTTAAATGTGCCTGAAGATTTCCAATCAGATTTAATTGATGAAGATCATTCATTAAAATCAGACTCTACTTCTCAATCTATCTCAAATTCTAGTGAAGTTGCAGAAATTAAAAATTCAGTTGTCAAATTTAGTTCAAAAGATGTTGTATCAACCTATGGTAAAAAAGCAACATTTTCAGTTAAGGTTGTTGATGAGAATAACAATCCATTGAAAAATAAACTGGTTGTTTTTAATGTAAATAAGAAGACCTACAACATTTATTCAGATTCCAACGGTATTGCAAAACTTCAGCTTAAATTGGATGCAGGAAAATATCCTGTCACTTATTCTTGTGATGGTTTCACATCTAAAAATACGGTGACATTTAAAAATGCATATAAAATAGTCGTATATAAATGGAAATCTGGAGCCAATGTAAAAAAGAATAAGAAAATTAAAGCAAACATTCCAAACTCTGTGCTGGTTAAAAAAATTGTCAAAGCAGCTAAAAAGGGAACTCCGATGATAAAATTCAAAGGTGGAAAAGGTAAAGTAGTATTTATAACTGCGGGAGTTCATGGTAATGAGCTTTCATCTCAGATTGCTGCAATGAAATTAATAAAGTATCTTGAAGACCATCCGATAAAGGGAACTGTTTATATTATGCCATTTATCAATCCTAAAGGAACTGCAAAAAATGTAAGGGATTACAATGGAGTTCATTTAAATCAAAAGGCTAATGTTAAGGGTACAATTTCTTATAAAACTGTTAAATTAATTAAAAAATTCAAATGTGATGCTTACGGTGATTTTCATTGTACAAAACCTGGTGGAAAACCGGGTAAAGATATAGCTATGGGTACATATAAACCGACAGCTAAAAGTGCCACTATGGCTAAATTCATTGCAAAAACCAGTAAAGTTAAGTATTTAATATATAATAAGGCGGGCTCAGAATACCCTGGTGCTTTGGAGGATGTCGTTAGCTTGAATCATATTCCTGCGGTGACATGTGAGGTGATTACTCCTCATGGCAAAATTGCAAAGGGGTCTGTTGGAAAGTCATTGTCAATGATGAAGTCATTATTGAAATTTAATGCATTAATTTAA
- a CDS encoding chorismate mutase: protein MKSNDEIISFENREDAEILLKKSRKRIDEIDNALFDLISQRTSLAEGIVLSKMYLDIPIYDKSREDAIHKKIEGLAVENDLDVDIVNQIVDMLTILSKNEQEKILRRNVNGQY from the coding sequence TTGAAAAGTAATGATGAAATAATATCTTTTGAAAATAGAGAAGATGCTGAAATACTTCTCAAAAAGTCTAGAAAACGTATTGATGAAATTGATAATGCGTTATTTGATTTGATTTCTCAAAGAACATCTCTTGCGGAAGGTATAGTGCTTTCTAAGATGTATCTTGATATACCTATTTATGATAAAAGTAGGGAAGATGCAATTCATAAAAAGATTGAGGGATTAGCTGTTGAGAATGATCTTGATGTTGATATTGTTAATCAAATCGTTGATATGCTAACTATTTTAAGTAAAAACGAGCAAGAAAAAATTTTAAGGAGGAATGTTAATGGGCAATATTAG